DNA from Acidobacteriota bacterium:
GGTACCGGAGCGGCGGGGCAAAACTACCCTGCGCCGGTGCGGAACCGGGCTTGGTGGGGAGGAGACGAGGTGGAGCGGCGGCCGTGGGCCCGGTGGCCCAGGAACCCGACGATCCGGGCTCGGCGACCGCGGCTCGGTCCAGCCGGCTAGGAGCCCCTAGGCCGAAACCTCGGCGCGGGCGTGCTCCCGCAGAATCTGTTCCATCTCGTCCTTGAGGCGCAGCTTGTGCAGCTTGATGCGCTTTTCCTCCGCTTCGTCCTCCGGAGACAGCAGGGACTTGGCGTTGAGCTCTTCCAGGCGGCGCTCGTACTCCTGGTGCTCTTTGTGCAAACGGCGGTAGTCGCTATCCGTTTCTGACAGCTGCTGCCTCAAATCCTCGAAATCCGGCATCGGCAAGTGCCTCCTTTGA
Protein-coding regions in this window:
- a CDS encoding YdcH family protein — encoded protein: MPDFEDLRQQLSETDSDYRRLHKEHQEYERRLEELNAKSLLSPEDEAEEKRIKLHKLRLKDEMEQILREHARAEVSA